A section of the Salmo trutta chromosome 4, fSalTru1.1, whole genome shotgun sequence genome encodes:
- the LOC115193043 gene encoding alkaline ceramidase 1-like — translation MNVFSYESSDLDWCEANYRHSEVHSEIYTTMSSLIFFVISPIMLYLLHPYARERNLAVHLVWIMMMITGLFSAYFHMTLSFMGQMLDEQSILWVLGLCYALWFSLRVFPCFINDRLATITPAQGFCSQNIICEYWKKGPTLCSFVKPTANAYFLNCLALYITYSLGLEMRMHILIVIAVAYASTLIAYLDANYEIPYSLPGLQYWPSDNCVLGLPYIVLKGTIKTQKRC, via the exons ATGA ATGTGTTCTCCTATGAAAGCTCAGATTTGGACTGGTGTGAGGCGAACTACAGGCACTCTGAAGTACACT CTGAGATATACACTAct ATGAGCAGTCTGATCTTCTTCGTGATCTCCCCCATCATGCTGTACCTGCTGCACCCCTACGCCAGGGAGAGGAACCTGGCTGTACACCTGGTCTGGATCATGATGATGAT TACAGGTCTCTTCTCTGCCTACTTCCACATGACCCTGAGCTTCATGGGCCAGATGCTGGATGAGCAGTCCATTCTGTGGGTGCTGGGGCTCTGCTACGCCCTTTGGTTCTCACTCAGGGTATTCCCATGCTTCATCAACGACAGGTTGGCCACCATAACACCTGCTCAAGGTTTCTGCAGCCAAAACATTATCTGTGAATACTGGAA AAAAGGGCCCACCCTGTGCTCCTTTGTCAAACCCACTGCCAACGCCTACTTCCTCAACTGCCTTGCCCTCTACATCACCTACTCATTGGGTCTGGAGATGAGGAT GCACATTCTGATTGTGATCGCTGTAGCCTACGCAAGCACCCTGATAGCCTACTTGGATGCCAACTATGAGATACCTTACTCCCTGCCAGGCCTTCAGTACTGGCCCAGTGACAACTGTGTCCTGGGCTTGCCTTACATCGTCCTGAAAGGAACCATCAAGACTCAGAAAAGATGTTAG
- the LOC115192553 gene encoding protein ENL, with translation MENQCTVQVKLELGHRAQLRKKVTSEGFTHDWMVFVRGPETGDIQHFVEKVVFRLHESFPKPKRVCKEPPYKVEESGYAGFLMPIEVYFKNKEEPKKVCFNYDLFLNLEGNPPVNHLRCEKLTFNNPTREFRRKLVKAGGVMVVPEGAEAVSRPSPDYPMLPTIPLSAFSDPKKTKTSHGSKEPSKEGSGGSNKGPKPHKLTKEHRERPRKDSESKAGSKGDSDRDGGGGGSSKSAREPSSSSSKKPAEIKVKDEGKVLPKAAFKEPKLTLKEAKMEGMSPKGGGGGGGPGKRPSTVESPKPSAKKQKKSSSEGSKGAAAGPFTGASPRVSSSSAAAPGYPEKKPPKEKGRWPKGSKADTQEVKEPKKLPESDDSNSEDEASSKSEQSAPSSPSNSSSSSDSSSESDFEPGQKQGQGPLRSMVEDLQSEESDDDSSSEEGTPVKTNPPNRDSRLSLDSESDSSDGSHRPSRDPVPPPQKHSSSNNKVLGRKSPDICSRPEKVLKKGYEKAYTEELVDLHRRLMALRERNVLQQIVNLIEETGHFNVTNTTFDFDLFSLDETTVRKLQSYLEDTAT, from the exons ATGGAGAATCAG TGCACAGTGCAGGTGAAGCTGGAGCTAGGACATCGAGCCCAGCTGAGGAAGAAGGTGACCTCGGAGGGCTTCACCCATGACTGGATGGTGTTTGTGCGAGGGCCTGAGACGGGGGACATACAACACTTTGTGGAGAAGGTCGTCTTCAGGCTGCACGAGAGCTTCCCCAAACCCAAGAGAG TATGCAAGGAGCCACCATACAAAGTGGAGGAGTCGGGCTATGCTGGGTTCCTCATGCCCATCGAGGTCTACTTCAAGAACAAG GAGGAGCCCAAGAAGGTGTGCTTCAACTATGACCTCTTCCTGAACCTGGAGGGGAACCCCCCTGTCAATCACCTGCGCTGTGAGAAGCTCACCTTTAACAACCCCACCCGGGAGTTCAGACGCAAGCTGGTCAAGGCTGGAGGG GTCATGGTGGTGCCAGAAGGGGCGGAGGCGGTGTCGAGGCCCAGTCCAGACTACCCCATGCTCCCCACCATCCCACTGTCTGCCTTCTCAGACCCCAAGAAGACCAAGACCTCCCATGGATCAAAG GAGCCCAGTAAAGAGGGCAGTGGAGGCAGCAATAAAGGGCCCAAGCCCCACAAGCTGACCAAGGAGCACCGTGAACGGCCCCGCAAAGACTCTGAGAGCAAGGCTGGGTCCAAGGGTGACAGCGACCGCGACGGGGGAGGAGGGGGCAGCAGCAAGAGTGCCCGCGagccctcctcttcctcgtccAAGAAGCCAGCAGAGATCAAAGTCAAAGATGAGGGCAAGGTCCTTCCCAAGGCTGCCTTCAAAGAGCCCAAACTCACCCTGAAGGAGGCCAAGATGGAGGGCATGTCCCCcaaaggaggggggggagggggcg GCCCCGGGAAGCGGCCCTCCACTGTGGAATCTCCCAAACCCAGTGCCAAGAAGCAGAAGAAGAGCAGCTCAGAGGGATCTAAAGGGGCAGCTGCAGGGCCCTTCACCGGAGCCTCTCCCCGGGTCTCCTCATCGTCTGCAGCCGCCCCTGGCTACCCAGAAAAGAAACCCCCCAAGGAGAAGGGTCGTTGGCCCAAGGGCAGCAAGGCCGACACTCAGGAGGTCAAGGAGCCCAAGAAACTGCCTGAGTCTGACGACTCCAACTCTGAGGATGAAGCCTCATCCAAATCAGAGCAGTCAGCCCCCTCCAGTCCCTCTAACTCAAGCTCCAGCTCTGATTCCAGCTCAGAATCTGACTTTGAGCCTGGACAGAAACAAGGCCAAG GCCCACTGCGCTCTATGGTGGAGGACCTACAGTCAGAGGAGTCAGATGATGACAGCAGCTCTGAGGAAGGGACGCCTGTCAAGACCAACCCGCCCAACCGTGACTCACG ACTGAGCCTGGACAGCGAGAGTGACAGCAGTGACGGCTCGCACCGCCCCAGTCGAGACCCGGTGCCACCtccacagaaacacagctccTCCAATAACAAG GTCTTGGGCAGGAAGAGCCCAGACATCTGCAGCCGCCCAGAGAAGGTGCTAAAGAAAGGATACGAGAAG GCCtacacagaggagctggtggatCTCCACCGCAGACTGATGGCTCTGAGGGAGCGCAACGTCCTACAGCag aTAGTGAATCTTATCGAGGAGACGGGCCACTTCAACGTGACCAACACCACCTTTGACTTTGACCTGTTCTCTCTGGACGAGACGACCGTCCGCAAACTACAGAGCTACCTGGAGGACACAGCCACGTGA
- the LOC115192552 gene encoding uncharacterized protein K02A2.6-like, protein MSDGEQVPLDGNADGDNQQQVQIANEDQGQVGVIMAMFGTITEFVEENEDWTEYVERLGHFFLANGIIDEAKQRSILLSVCGAKTYKLMRNLATPRRPGEIPFGDLVALVQTHHNPKPSVIVQRFKFNGHFRKTGQSVANFVAELRELSEHCEFGAMLEDMLRDRLVCGINEDSIQRRLLGEATLTFKRALELSQGMEMAASNVKIIQKANSESCAVHQVTKEAAGKRGKAVECFRCGGTHYGNNCKFMETVCHNCNKKGHLAKKCRGPRSKPEGGRTGLGKFTAPKPQSAAHHLESTEEEDEHCSYNMFNVREPRAEPIYATVEVDGKQMRMEVDTGASASVISEETYKQKWGSRQVSALTPAGIRLRTYTGETIPLLGALEVNIAYNSQEARARLLVVKGNGPSLLGRDWLNKIQLSWGEIKHTRVTEDVIQKYPEIFKEELGTLQGTTVKLFVDPQAEPRFFKPRTVPYAMKKKVEDELERLQEANVITPVQFSRWAAPIVPVLKSDGTVRICGDYKLTINRASKLDAYPLPRVEDLFATLAGGKTFSKLDMSHAYQQLLLDEDSKEYVTVNTHKGLFRYNRLVFGVASSPAIFQRTMDNLLQGIPHVAVYLDDILVTGETEEEHLHHLDQVLKRFSEAGLRLKRSKCTFQAQSVTYLGHKITAQGLCPVEDKVRAIKDAPNPKNGSELRSFLGMVNYYGKFLPELSTVLAPLYQLLHKDCKWKWGPAQEKAFKEVKALLQSAQLLVHFDQDKEIILSCDASPYGVGAVLSHQMEDGSERPIGFASRTLTSAEKGYSQLDKEGLAIVFAVKRFHQYLYGSHFTICTDHKPLMSLFSESRCIPPMASARLQRWALTLSAYQYTIVYRAGKDNANADALSRLPLPEMPATTVVPPETIFLMERLSNSPVNANQIKQWTDRDPILSQVKRFLMQGWPPVIEDDGLGPYAKRKTELSVQDGCILWGSRVVVPPPGRAQVMDEVHEAHPGASRMKSLARSYIWWPNMDQEVEDKVKSCSECQINQKMAPPAPLHLWEWPDHPWSRLHIDFAGPFMGHMFLVMVDAHSKWLEAHIMSNITATTTIEKLRQVFSTHGLPDSLVSDNATTFTCDLFQEFMRRNGIRHVRSAPFHPASNGLAERAVQTLKEGLKRMTGGTITTKLSRFLFQYRITPQTTTGQAPAVMLMGRRPKAHLDLLRPNIRARVERKQEKQKERHDHHARERQLKPNDTVYIRNFTSSQRWLPGIILSQSGPVSFVVKLTDGRVMRRHQDHLRL, encoded by the coding sequence atgagCGACGGAGAGCAGGTGCCACTGGACGGAAACGCCGACGGGGACAATCAGCAGCAAGTGCAAATCGCTAACGAGGATCAAGGACAGGTTGGCGTTATAATGGCAATGTTTGGGACTATCACTGAGTTTGTGGAAGAGAACGAAGACTGGACGGAATATGTGGAAAGGTTGGGACACTTTTTCTTGGCAAATGGAATCATAGATGAGGCTAAACAGCGCTCTAttctcttgagtgtgtgtggggctaaAACCTACAAGCTAATGAGGAATTTGGCTACACCACGGAGACCGGGAGAAATTCCTTTTGGGGATCTAGTTGCTCTCGTTCAGACTCACCACAATCCAAAGCCTTCAGTGATTGTCCAGAGGTTCAAGTTTAACGGCCATTTTCGGAAAACAGGTCAGTCTGTTGCTAACTTTGTTGCTGAATTACGGGAACTCTCTGAACATTGTGAGTTTGGGGCTATGTTAGAGGACATGCTCCGTGACAGATTAGTCTGTGGCATTAATGAGGACAGCATACAGCGCCGGTTGCTTGGGGAAGCCACACTGACTTTCAAGAGGGCATTGGAACTATCTCAAGGGATGGAGATGGCCGCTAGTAATGTGAAAATTATTCAAAAGGCCAATAGTGAAAGTTGTGCAGTGCATCAGGTGACAAAAGAGGCGGcaggaaaaaggggaaaagcagtggaatgtttcagatgtggagggacacattatggtaacaactgtaagttcatggagactgtctgtcacaattgcaacaaaaagggacatttagcaaaaaaatgcaggggtcctaggagcaagccagagggtgggcggactgggctgggcaagttcacagcaccaaagcctcagtcagcagcgcaccacctagagagcacagaggaggaggacgagcattgttcctacaacatgTTTAATGTGAGGGAGCCGCGCGCAGAGCCTATTTATGCTACAGTGGAGGTAGATGGAAAGCAGATGAGGATGGAGGTTGACACGGGGGCCTCTGCCTCTGTCATAAGtgaggagacctacaaacaaaAATGGGGCTCAAGACAGGTTTCTGCCCTCACACCGGCAGGGATCAGACTGCGTACGTACACCGGGGAGACCATACCATTGCTTGGGGCTCTAGAAGTGAACATTGCATACAACAGCCAGGAAGCGAGAGCACGGCTCCTGGTGGTGAAAGGGAATGGGCCTAGTTTACTAGGGCGTGACTGGCTAAACAAAATACAACTGAGCTGGGGTGAGATAAAACACACCCGAGTGActgaggatgtcattcaaaaatacCCAGAGATTTTCAAAGAGGAACTGGGCACACTGCAGGGCACTACAGTTAAGCTGTTCGTGGATCCTCAGGCCGAGCCTCGCTTTTTCAAGCCCAGGACAGTGCCTTACGCCATGAAAAAGAAAGTGGAAGATGAGTTGGAGCGGCTGCAGGAAGCAAACGTCATTACTCCCGTTCAGTTCTCCCGCTGGGCAGCTCCTATCGTTCCCGTTCTGAAAAGTGACGGCACGGTGCGTATATGTGGGGACTACAAACTCACCATCAACAGGGCCTCTAAGCTAGACGCTTACCCGCTGCCACGGGTGGAGGACTTGTTCGCGACACTGGCAGGAGGCAAGACGTTCTCAAAGCTTGACATGAGTCACGCCTACCAACAGCTCCTCCTGGACGAGGACTCAAAAGAGTATGTCACAGTCAACACGCACAAAGGCTTGTTCAGGTACAACCGCTTGGTTTTCGGAGTGGCGTCCAGCCCAGCCATTTTCCAGAGGACAATGGACAATCTGCTGCAGGGGATCCCTCATGTAGCagtgtacctggatgacatcctggttacaggggagacggaggaggagcacctccaccatctggaccaggtgttaaagagattctctgaggcagggctgcgcctgaagcgtagcaagtgcacattccaagcacagagtgtgacatacctaggtcacaagatcacagcgcagggtctgtgtcctgtggaggacaaagtcagggcaatcaaggatgctccaaaccccaagaatgggtcagagctcaggtcgttcctgggcatggtgaactactatgggaagttcctccctgagctgtcaacagtgttggctccactttatcagttgctccacaaagactgtaaatggaagtgggggccagcacaagagaaagctttcaaggaagtgaaagcactactacaatcagcacaacttctggttcattttgaccaagacaaagagatcatcctgtcatgtgacgcctcaccctatggcgtcggggcagtactctctcatcagatggaggacgggtcagagagacccattggatttgcatcacgtacgctgacgagtgctgagaagggttattcacagttagacaaggaaggtctggccatagtctttgctgtgaaacgcttccatcagtacctctacggtagtcatttcaccatatgcactgaccacaaaccactgatgAGCCTTTTTAGTGAATCAAGATGCATTCCGCCCATGGCTTCAGCAAGGTTACAGCGTTGGGCCCTGACACTGTCGGCTTACCAGTATACGATAGTGTATAGAGCGGGGAAGGACAATGCAAATGCAGACGCGCTCAGCCGTCTCCCGCTACCAGAGATGCCTGCCACAACTGTGGTGCCTCCCGAGACAATTTTCCTAATGGAGAGATTGTCAAACTCACCTGTGAATGCCAATCAGATCAAACAGTGGACAGACCGGGATCCTATCCTGTCCCAAGTGAAAAGATTCCTGATGCAGGGTTGGCCTcctgtcatagaggatgatggactAGGACCTTACGCAAAGCGCAAAACGGAGCTGAGTGTGCAGGATGGCTGCATACTCTGGGGGTCCAGAGTGGTTGTTCCACCCCCTGGCCGTGCACAAGTCATGGATGAGGTCCATGAGGCTCACCCGGGTGCCTCCCGGATGAAAAGTTTAGCCAGATCTTACATCTGGTGGCCTAACATGGATCAGGAGGTAGAAGACAAAGTTAAATCATGTTCTGAGTGCCAGATCAACCAGAAGATGGCGCCGCCCGCGCCACTACATCTGTGGGAGTGGCCTGACCACCCATGGTCTAGGCTGCATATAGATTTTGCAGGCCCTTTCATGGGTCACATGTTCCTTGTCATGGTGGACGCACACTCCAAGTGGCTGGAGGCGCACATCATGAGCAACATCACAGCGACCACAACCATCGAAAAGCTTCGGCAGGTGTTTTCAACCCATGGTCTGCCGGACTCTCTGGTGTCCGACAACGCAACAACGTTTACCTGTGATTTGTTCCAAGAATTCATGCGGAGAAACGGGATCCGCCATGTCCGCAGCGCCCCGTTTCACCCGGCCTCAAACGGCTTAGCGGAGCGGGCTGTGCAGACACTGAAAGAGGGGCTCAAAAGGATGACTGGGGGAACCATCACTACTAAGCTCTCTCGGTTCTTGTTCCAGTACCGCATCacgccacaaacaacaacaggacaggctccagcggtgatgttaatgggcagaaggccaaaagctcacctggatctactgcgtccgaacatcagagcacgagtggaacggaagcaggagaaacaaaaagagagacatgaccaccacgcaagggagagacagttaaaacccaatgacactgtctacatccgcaacttcacaagcagccaacgctggttgccaggtatcattctgagtcagagtggtcccgtctcctttgtggtcaaactgactgatggtcgagtcatgcgcagacaccaggaccatctccgcctg